Proteins encoded by one window of Acuticoccus sp. MNP-M23:
- the gap gene encoding type I glyceraldehyde-3-phosphate dehydrogenase encodes MAVKVAINGFGRIGRNILRAIVESGRTDIQVVAINDLGPVETNAHLLRYDSVHGRFPGTVTVDGDTIDLGTGPIRVTSERDPKALPWGDVDIALECTGIFATRDKAAIHLENGSKRVLVSAPAPGADQTIVYGVNDKVLSANDKVVSNASCTTNCLAPVAFVLNNAVGIKRGFMTTIHSYTGDQPTLDTMHKDLYRARAAALSMIPTSTGAAKAVGLVLPELNGKLDGVSIRVPTPNVSVVDLTFEAEKNTTAEEINDAIRAAANGDLKGILGVVDAPLVSSDFNHDPHSSIFAVDQTKVMDGNFVRILTWYDNEWGFSNRMADTSVAMAKYI; translated from the coding sequence ATGGCCGTGAAGGTTGCAATCAACGGGTTTGGTCGGATCGGGCGCAACATTTTGCGCGCCATCGTGGAATCGGGCCGCACCGACATTCAGGTCGTTGCCATCAACGACCTCGGTCCGGTCGAGACCAACGCACACCTCCTGCGCTATGACAGCGTGCACGGCCGCTTCCCCGGCACCGTCACCGTCGACGGCGACACCATCGACCTTGGCACCGGCCCCATCCGCGTCACCTCCGAGCGCGACCCCAAGGCGCTGCCGTGGGGCGACGTCGACATCGCGCTCGAATGCACCGGCATCTTCGCGACGCGCGACAAGGCCGCCATCCACCTCGAAAACGGCTCCAAGCGCGTCCTCGTTTCGGCGCCCGCGCCGGGTGCGGACCAGACCATCGTCTACGGCGTCAACGACAAGGTGCTGTCGGCGAACGACAAGGTGGTCTCCAACGCGTCGTGCACCACCAACTGCCTGGCGCCGGTGGCGTTCGTCCTCAACAACGCGGTCGGCATCAAGCGCGGCTTCATGACGACGATCCACTCCTACACCGGCGACCAGCCGACGCTCGACACCATGCACAAGGACCTTTACCGCGCCCGCGCGGCGGCCCTTTCCATGATCCCGACGTCCACCGGCGCCGCCAAGGCCGTCGGCCTCGTGCTGCCGGAACTCAACGGCAAGCTCGACGGCGTGTCGATCCGCGTCCCGACGCCCAACGTGTCGGTGGTCGACCTCACCTTCGAGGCGGAAAAGAACACCACCGCCGAAGAGATCAACGACGCGATCCGCGCAGCCGCCAACGGCGACCTCAAGGGCATCCTCGGCGTGGTCGACGCCCCGCTCGTCTCGTCCGACTTCAACCACGACCCGCACTCGTCAATCTTCGCGGTCGACCAGACCAAGGTGATGGACGGCAACTTCGTGCGCATCCTCACCTGGTACGACAACGAGTGGGGCTTCTCCAACCGCATGGCCGACACGTCCGTCGCCATGGCGAAGTACATCTAG
- a CDS encoding class I fructose-bisphosphate aldolase has protein sequence MTETLNDIALAMMADGQGILAADESTGTIKKRFDQIGVENTEPNRQAYRELLFTADEAMQKYVSGVILFDETLRQSTLDGRRFADVIKAAGAVPGIKVDGGAKPLAGFPGESVTEGLDGLRGRLEEYYKLGARFAKWRAVIDIDTANNLPTAGAIAANAHALARYAALCQENGIVPIVEPEVVMDGPNSGHDIDTCYAVTETTLRAVFAALNEMRVDLTGIILKPNMIVPGQNGPQVSTREVAEKTIACLKATVPATVPGIAFLSGGQSDEMATEHLAIMNEIGGMPWKLTFSYGRALQQSCLKAWSGQKENVPAGQAAFTHRAKMNGLAALGTWKAEDEREAA, from the coding sequence ATGACCGAGACACTGAACGATATTGCCCTTGCCATGATGGCCGATGGCCAGGGCATTCTGGCTGCCGATGAGTCCACCGGCACCATCAAGAAGCGCTTCGACCAGATCGGCGTCGAAAACACCGAGCCCAACCGGCAGGCTTACCGCGAGCTTCTCTTCACCGCCGACGAGGCCATGCAGAAATACGTCTCCGGCGTGATCCTGTTTGACGAGACGCTGCGCCAGTCGACGCTCGACGGCCGCCGCTTTGCCGACGTCATCAAGGCCGCGGGCGCGGTTCCGGGCATCAAGGTGGACGGTGGCGCCAAGCCGCTGGCCGGTTTCCCCGGCGAGAGCGTGACCGAAGGCCTCGACGGCCTGCGCGGCCGCCTGGAAGAATATTACAAGCTCGGCGCGCGTTTCGCGAAATGGCGTGCGGTGATCGACATCGACACTGCCAACAACCTGCCGACCGCCGGTGCCATTGCCGCCAACGCCCATGCGCTCGCCCGCTATGCGGCGCTTTGCCAGGAAAACGGCATCGTTCCCATCGTTGAGCCCGAAGTGGTGATGGACGGCCCCAATTCCGGCCACGACATCGACACCTGTTATGCCGTGACCGAAACGACGCTGCGTGCCGTGTTTGCCGCCCTGAACGAAATGCGCGTCGACCTCACCGGCATCATCTTGAAGCCGAACATGATTGTCCCCGGTCAGAACGGCCCGCAGGTCTCCACCCGCGAAGTGGCCGAAAAGACCATCGCGTGCCTGAAAGCCACCGTTCCGGCGACCGTGCCCGGCATTGCCTTCCTCTCCGGCGGCCAGTCGGACGAGATGGCCACCGAGCATCTGGCGATCATGAACGAGATCGGCGGCATGCCGTGGAAGCTCACCTTCTCCTATGGCCGCGCGCTGCAGCAATCCTGCCTGAAGGCATGGAGCGGCCAGAAAGAGAACGTGCCTGCCGGTCAGGCCGCGTTCACCCACCGCGCGAAAATGAACGGTCTGGCCGCTCTCGGCACCTGGAAGGCCGAGGACGAGCGCGAAGCGGCCTAA
- the tkt gene encoding transketolase encodes MVDAGKLKPMANAIRMLSVDAVEAAKSGHPGLPMGAADLVTTLFVHHINVDPAQPDWPNRDRFVLSAGHGSMLLYSLYHLLGYEDFTIDSLKKFRQLGSITAGHPEYPHGRGIETTTGPLGQGLATAVGMALGERILAAEFGEDIVSHRTFVLASDGDLMEGISHEAIALAGHLGLKKLTVIYDDNQISIDGPTSLSDSGDAVKRFEAAGWNAERIDGHDVAAIDAALTRAASSDKPTMIAARTQIGFGSPGKVGTSGVHGSPLGTAEVAATRSELGWDSAPFEVPEEVRDAWRIAGLRAAQSRKDWEQRFEAMDAEARADFERRKRGDLPSDFKPAMAALRAQLKAERPSMATRKASERVLNTVNGVLPETVGGSADLTGSNNTKTDHLSAVSPGQYGGRYIHYGIREHGMAAAMNGMALEGGLIPYSGTFLTFSDYCRPAIRLSALMGLRVVYVMTHDSIGLGEDGPTHQPVEHMAALRAMPGLINFRPCDAVETAEAWELAVERRGPSTLALTRQNLPTLSLSDTGDNRSRRGAYKLRETEDDAMATIFASGSEVEIAVEAANQLNVLGIATEVVSVPCMDLFDEADADYRDTVIGKAPVKVAIEAAVRFGWDSIIGHDGIFIGMKGFGASGPFQELYEHFGITAAHTVAAVRERLGR; translated from the coding sequence ATGGTCGACGCCGGCAAGCTAAAACCCATGGCGAATGCGATACGGATGCTGTCGGTGGATGCGGTCGAAGCCGCCAAGTCCGGCCACCCGGGGTTGCCCATGGGGGCCGCCGACCTGGTGACCACGCTTTTCGTGCACCACATCAACGTGGACCCGGCGCAGCCGGACTGGCCCAATCGCGACCGTTTCGTGCTGTCCGCCGGTCACGGCTCGATGCTGCTTTACTCCCTCTACCATCTCCTCGGCTACGAGGACTTCACCATCGACTCGCTGAAGAAGTTCCGTCAGCTGGGTTCGATCACCGCCGGCCACCCGGAATATCCGCACGGCCGCGGCATCGAAACCACCACGGGCCCGCTCGGCCAGGGCCTTGCCACCGCCGTCGGCATGGCGCTGGGCGAGCGCATTCTCGCCGCCGAGTTCGGTGAAGACATCGTCAGCCACCGCACGTTCGTCCTCGCCTCCGACGGCGACCTGATGGAGGGCATCAGCCACGAGGCCATCGCGCTGGCCGGCCATCTTGGCCTGAAGAAGCTCACCGTCATCTACGACGACAACCAGATCTCCATCGACGGGCCGACGTCGCTGTCGGACAGCGGCGATGCCGTCAAGCGGTTCGAGGCTGCCGGCTGGAACGCCGAACGGATCGACGGCCACGACGTTGCCGCCATCGATGCCGCCCTCACCCGCGCTGCCTCCAGCGACAAGCCGACGATGATTGCCGCCCGCACGCAGATCGGCTTCGGCTCGCCCGGCAAGGTCGGCACATCCGGCGTCCACGGTTCGCCGCTGGGCACCGCCGAAGTGGCGGCGACGCGCAGCGAACTCGGCTGGGACTCAGCCCCGTTCGAGGTGCCGGAGGAAGTGCGCGACGCCTGGCGCATTGCCGGCCTGCGCGCCGCACAGTCGCGCAAGGACTGGGAGCAGCGCTTCGAGGCGATGGATGCTGAGGCACGGGCCGACTTCGAACGGCGCAAGCGCGGTGACCTGCCGAGCGACTTCAAGCCCGCGATGGCCGCCCTTCGTGCACAGTTGAAGGCAGAGCGCCCGTCCATGGCAACGCGCAAGGCGTCCGAGCGCGTCCTCAACACCGTCAACGGTGTGCTGCCGGAAACCGTGGGCGGCTCGGCCGACCTCACCGGCTCCAACAACACCAAGACCGACCATTTGTCCGCCGTGTCGCCCGGCCAGTATGGCGGCCGCTACATCCACTACGGCATCCGCGAGCACGGCATGGCCGCCGCCATGAACGGCATGGCGCTGGAAGGCGGGTTGATCCCCTACTCCGGCACCTTCCTCACCTTCTCCGACTATTGCCGCCCCGCCATCCGCCTCTCGGCGCTGATGGGCCTGCGCGTGGTCTACGTGATGACGCACGATTCCATCGGCCTTGGCGAAGACGGCCCGACCCACCAGCCGGTGGAGCACATGGCAGCGCTCCGTGCGATGCCGGGCCTCATCAACTTCCGCCCCTGCGATGCGGTGGAAACGGCCGAAGCGTGGGAGCTTGCCGTCGAGCGGCGCGGTCCGAGCACCCTTGCCCTCACCAGGCAGAACCTGCCGACGCTGTCCCTCAGCGACACAGGCGACAACCGCTCCCGCCGCGGCGCCTACAAGCTGCGCGAAACCGAAGACGATGCAATGGCGACCATCTTCGCCAGCGGCTCGGAAGTCGAGATTGCGGTGGAGGCCGCCAACCAGCTGAACGTCCTCGGCATCGCGACCGAAGTCGTCAGCGTCCCCTGCATGGACCTCTTCGACGAGGCCGACGCGGACTATCGCGACACCGTGATCGGCAAGGCGCCGGTCAAGGTCGCCATCGAGGCCGCGGTCCGCTTCGGCTGGGACTCGATCATCGGCCACGACGGCATCTTCATCGGCATGAAGGGCTTTGGCGCTTCCGGCCCGTTCCAGGAGCTTTACGAGCACTTCGGCATCACGGCGGCGCACACCGTTGCCGCCGTCCGCGAGCGCCTTGGCCGCTAG
- a CDS encoding thiamine phosphate synthase — translation MRPRLILVVPAGLAADRLAAALAGGDVAAVMIPADAAEGRTLVSLAQGSGAAALVVGSGWPAPHGADGLHTDAEAVDRIRARPAEATCGARAINKHDAMMAGEAGADYLWFDGVDDLPAAAELAAWWQRVFEVPAVIAGPNDTASVTAMIETGAEFVALVNAFGEEDDPREIVARVNTALDAAGADGTA, via the coding sequence CTGCGCCCGCGTCTGATACTCGTCGTCCCGGCAGGTCTGGCCGCGGACCGCCTTGCCGCGGCGCTCGCCGGGGGCGACGTTGCGGCGGTGATGATCCCGGCCGATGCGGCGGAGGGGCGAACGCTGGTTTCCCTTGCGCAAGGTTCCGGGGCGGCGGCGCTGGTTGTGGGGAGCGGATGGCCCGCACCCCACGGCGCCGACGGTCTCCACACCGATGCGGAAGCGGTCGACCGCATTCGCGCACGCCCTGCCGAGGCCACCTGCGGCGCACGTGCGATCAACAAGCACGACGCGATGATGGCGGGCGAGGCCGGGGCGGACTATCTATGGTTCGACGGTGTGGACGATCTGCCCGCAGCCGCCGAGCTTGCGGCGTGGTGGCAACGGGTGTTTGAGGTGCCGGCGGTGATTGCCGGCCCGAACGACACGGCCTCCGTCACCGCGATGATCGAGACAGGTGCGGAGTTTGTCGCCTTGGTAAATGCGTTCGGCGAAGAAGATGATCCGCGTGAGATTGTAGCGCGGGTGAACACCGCGCTTGATGCAGCGGGCGCGGACGGCACGGCGTGA
- a CDS encoding cell division protein ZapA: MNRVTVSIGGLEYTVACNPGEEDRLQDLAAGFDEIVQGMKVKVGEIGDRRIAVMAGLSVLDRLHAAEAQNARLTHRVAVLERAREAAALAAESDDDTLVQRLEETAAAIDTITSLINRDTRNRTRTGERKVVPTAAVASRGRPAAPADEAGPPAPEGEAETQPAGEPEADGPEDGAGAIVPAKDRRPA; this comes from the coding sequence GTGAACCGCGTCACCGTTTCCATCGGCGGGCTCGAATACACCGTGGCCTGCAACCCCGGCGAGGAGGACCGGCTGCAGGACCTTGCCGCCGGGTTCGACGAAATCGTCCAGGGCATGAAGGTGAAGGTCGGCGAGATCGGCGACCGGCGCATTGCGGTGATGGCGGGGCTTTCGGTGCTGGACCGGTTGCACGCGGCGGAGGCGCAGAACGCAAGGCTGACCCATCGCGTCGCCGTGCTGGAGCGCGCGCGTGAAGCCGCCGCCCTTGCCGCGGAAAGCGACGACGACACGCTGGTGCAGCGGCTGGAAGAGACGGCTGCGGCCATCGACACCATCACCAGCCTCATCAACCGCGACACGCGCAACCGCACCAGAACCGGCGAGCGCAAGGTCGTGCCCACCGCGGCCGTCGCATCGCGCGGCCGGCCGGCTGCACCGGCTGACGAGGCCGGCCCGCCGGCGCCAGAGGGCGAAGCCGAAACGCAGCCGGCGGGAGAGCCGGAGGCGGATGGACCGGAGGACGGGGCAGGCGCTATCGTACCCGCAAAGGATCGGCGTCCGGCCTGA
- a CDS encoding DUF4164 family protein, with translation MSAIRRLEGALARLNGAAALNAEASAQEAAADDDRARLAADRADLADRLDRAEARAERLSTANREVEGRLVSLMDKVRRMEPPR, from the coding sequence TTGAGCGCCATCAGGCGGCTTGAGGGAGCACTTGCGCGCCTGAATGGCGCAGCCGCCCTCAACGCCGAGGCGTCGGCGCAGGAGGCTGCGGCCGATGACGATCGCGCGCGCCTTGCCGCCGACCGTGCGGACCTTGCCGACCGGCTGGACCGGGCCGAAGCGCGGGCCGAACGCCTCAGCACTGCGAATCGCGAGGTGGAGGGCCGGCTGGTATCGCTGATGGACAAGGTGCGCCGGATGGAGCCGCCCCGGTGA
- a CDS encoding GNAT family N-acetyltransferase — protein MPLSLVPPMRLATAADGVALAELVNFAGEGLPLYLWNRLSEPGQDPWALGAERQAKMAADGRIVVVDEGAGVVAALTGYPVHEEKPLPEDMPPMWRVLQELENQVVGTWYLNVLATYPRARGRGLGAQLIKHAEKIARFDKLSGVSIIVADENVGALRLYERLGYAEIDRKPMIKETWDNPSDNWILLKKDLAA, from the coding sequence ATGCCGCTCAGCCTCGTCCCGCCGATGCGTCTTGCGACCGCTGCCGATGGGGTGGCGCTCGCCGAACTGGTCAATTTTGCAGGGGAGGGCCTGCCCCTCTACCTGTGGAACCGCCTGTCGGAACCGGGGCAGGACCCCTGGGCGCTCGGCGCCGAGCGCCAGGCGAAGATGGCGGCCGACGGGCGCATTGTTGTCGTCGACGAGGGGGCAGGCGTTGTCGCCGCGCTGACCGGCTATCCGGTCCACGAGGAAAAGCCGCTGCCCGAAGACATGCCGCCCATGTGGCGTGTCCTTCAGGAGCTGGAAAACCAGGTCGTCGGCACGTGGTATCTCAACGTGCTGGCGACCTATCCGCGTGCCCGCGGCCGCGGTCTTGGCGCACAGCTCATCAAGCACGCCGAAAAGATCGCCCGCTTCGACAAGCTGTCCGGCGTGTCAATCATTGTTGCGGACGAGAATGTCGGCGCGCTGCGGCTTTACGAGCGGCTCGGTTATGCCGAGATCGACCGCAAGCCGATGATCAAGGAAACGTGGGACAACCCGTCCGACAACTGGATCCTGTTGAAGAAAGACCTTGCCGCATGA
- a CDS encoding LysE family translocator, which yields MFDPSVIITLFLASAVVAVVPGPNVSLIVANALRKGTAAGLANVAGTQIGVLTMIGVLALGLEAVVSFMGEAFVYLKLAGAAYLVYLGYKLLRSDGVIETSAGSNRSLTGYMVQGFLVLWSNPKALLFFGAFIPPFVNPAYDASLQVMVYGGVFLVTATVLDSGYAILAGRAGRLLSRQRVRIAEKIGGSVLIAGGLGLALTRR from the coding sequence ATGTTCGACCCGTCCGTCATCATCACGCTTTTTCTGGCTTCGGCGGTGGTTGCCGTCGTGCCGGGGCCGAACGTGAGCCTCATTGTCGCCAACGCGCTGCGCAAGGGGACGGCGGCGGGGCTTGCCAATGTCGCAGGAACACAGATTGGCGTTCTCACCATGATCGGCGTTCTGGCACTCGGCCTTGAGGCTGTTGTCAGCTTCATGGGCGAGGCGTTCGTCTATCTGAAGCTCGCGGGCGCGGCCTATCTTGTCTATCTCGGCTACAAGCTCCTGCGCTCGGACGGGGTGATCGAAACCAGCGCCGGGTCGAACAGGTCGCTTACCGGTTACATGGTGCAGGGTTTTCTGGTCCTGTGGTCGAACCCCAAGGCCCTCCTATTCTTCGGCGCGTTCATTCCCCCGTTCGTGAACCCGGCATACGACGCCTCATTGCAGGTGATGGTGTATGGCGGCGTCTTCCTGGTGACGGCGACGGTGCTGGACAGCGGCTACGCCATTCTGGCCGGGCGGGCGGGGCGTCTTCTGAGCCGCCAGCGGGTCCGGATTGCCGAAAAGATCGGCGGCTCGGTGCTGATTGCGGGCGGGCTGGGGCTGGCGCTGACCCGGCGCTGA
- a CDS encoding glycerophosphodiester phosphodiesterase family protein, translating to MLKLLGTIALATTMTVPALAAADDLSGRDLPGWDVVLVAHRGLAPGLPENTMAAFEDVVARGVGVIEIDLRGTADGDVVIMHDETVDRTTDGTGPVTSLTLSQIKALDAGRHAGDAYAGATVPTFEEALAFAQANGVMLLLDIKESDVLDREKIVRLVEAHHATLNVIVGVRSLEDLAEFRALNPNLRTLGFIPNPEAIDAFAEAGVEIIRLWPVWIRGESTEKRGAIPADCEGVENCLVSRVQSHNRPVWTTAGTADRAELIDLMAAGVNGILTDVPDVMATLKADIEKQRTAD from the coding sequence ATGCTGAAACTCCTGGGCACCATCGCCCTTGCAACCACAATGACCGTCCCTGCGCTCGCCGCCGCCGACGACCTGTCCGGCCGTGACCTGCCGGGCTGGGACGTGGTGCTCGTCGCGCACCGTGGCCTTGCCCCCGGCCTGCCGGAAAACACCATGGCCGCCTTCGAGGACGTTGTGGCCCGCGGTGTCGGCGTTATCGAGATCGACCTGCGCGGCACGGCCGATGGCGATGTCGTCATCATGCATGACGAGACGGTGGACCGCACCACCGACGGCACCGGCCCGGTGACATCGCTGACGCTATCGCAGATCAAGGCACTCGACGCTGGCCGCCATGCGGGTGATGCCTACGCCGGCGCCACCGTGCCGACCTTCGAGGAGGCGCTGGCCTTCGCGCAGGCCAACGGTGTGATGCTCCTCCTCGACATCAAGGAATCGGACGTTCTGGACCGCGAGAAGATCGTGCGTCTGGTCGAAGCCCATCACGCGACGCTCAACGTCATCGTCGGCGTCCGCTCGCTGGAGGACCTTGCCGAGTTCCGGGCGCTGAACCCGAACCTGCGCACCCTGGGCTTCATCCCCAACCCGGAGGCAATCGACGCTTTCGCGGAAGCTGGCGTGGAAATCATCCGCCTGTGGCCGGTGTGGATCCGCGGCGAAAGCACGGAGAAGCGTGGTGCAATCCCGGCGGACTGCGAGGGCGTCGAGAATTGCCTCGTCTCTCGCGTACAGTCGCACAACCGTCCGGTGTGGACCACCGCCGGCACCGCAGACCGCGCAGAGCTGATCGACCTGATGGCCGCTGGCGTCAACGGCATCCTCACCGACGTGCCGGACGTGATGGCAACGCTCAAGGCCGATATCGAAAAGCAGCGCACCGCCGACTGA
- a CDS encoding phosphoglycerate kinase has translation MNILGLDEIGDVAGKRVLVRVDLNVPMADGKIGDRTRIHAVAPTITELSDAGAKVILLAHFGRPKGERNDTMSLRPIAEAMAEEIGRKVAFAEDCVGEAAASAVADMDNGAVLLLENTRFHGGEEKNDADFADALAKNGDLYVNDAFSAAHRAHGSTEGLAHRLPAFAGRSMESELAALTKALGEPKRPVMAVVGGAKVSTKIALLENLVTKVDALVVGGGMANTFLHAMGIDVGHSLKEADQAETARRIMSAAEKSGCAIMLPHDAMVAEKFEAGAEATHVGTDEGVDHDKMILDVGPRTVEAINNEMNHCATLVWNGPLGAFEIPPFDKATVACARHAAMRTKAGLLSVAGGGDTVAALVHAGVANEFSYLSTAGGAFLEWLEGKPLPGVEALKR, from the coding sequence ATGAACATTCTCGGCCTTGACGAGATCGGCGATGTGGCCGGCAAGCGCGTCCTCGTCCGTGTTGACCTCAACGTGCCCATGGCGGACGGCAAGATTGGCGACCGCACGCGCATTCACGCCGTCGCGCCCACCATCACCGAGCTGTCGGACGCGGGCGCCAAGGTCATCCTGCTTGCCCACTTCGGCCGCCCCAAGGGCGAGCGCAACGACACCATGTCGCTGCGCCCCATTGCCGAAGCGATGGCCGAGGAGATCGGCCGCAAGGTCGCATTCGCAGAGGATTGCGTGGGTGAGGCCGCCGCATCCGCCGTCGCCGACATGGACAATGGCGCGGTGCTCCTTCTGGAAAACACCCGTTTTCACGGCGGCGAGGAAAAGAACGACGCCGACTTTGCCGATGCGCTGGCGAAAAACGGCGATCTTTACGTCAACGATGCCTTCTCCGCCGCGCACCGGGCTCACGGCTCCACCGAGGGGCTTGCGCACCGCCTTCCGGCCTTCGCGGGCCGCTCCATGGAGAGCGAACTTGCCGCGCTCACCAAGGCGCTGGGCGAACCGAAGCGGCCCGTCATGGCCGTGGTCGGTGGCGCCAAGGTCTCCACCAAGATCGCGCTTCTGGAAAACCTCGTTACCAAGGTGGATGCGCTCGTCGTCGGCGGGGGCATGGCCAACACCTTCCTCCATGCCATGGGGATCGACGTTGGCCATTCGCTGAAGGAGGCCGACCAGGCCGAAACCGCGCGCCGGATCATGTCGGCGGCCGAAAAGTCCGGCTGCGCGATCATGCTGCCCCATGACGCGATGGTGGCGGAAAAATTCGAGGCGGGCGCCGAGGCGACCCACGTCGGCACCGACGAGGGCGTGGACCACGACAAGATGATCCTCGACGTTGGCCCCCGCACCGTGGAGGCCATCAACAACGAGATGAACCACTGCGCCACGCTGGTGTGGAACGGCCCGCTGGGCGCGTTCGAAATTCCGCCGTTCGACAAGGCAACCGTCGCCTGCGCGCGCCATGCGGCAATGCGCACCAAGGCCGGGCTTTTGTCGGTCGCCGGCGGCGGCGATACCGTGGCGGCGCTGGTTCATGCCGGGGTTGCGAACGAGTTTTCCTACCTCTCCACGGCAGGCGGCGCGTTCCTCGAATGGCTCGAAGGCAAGCCGCTCCCCGGCGTTGAGGCCTTGAAGCGGTAG
- a CDS encoding polysaccharide pyruvyl transferase family protein, with the protein MDSGVSAYSPQLREELFGPGADPDQWPVTPVIPNEGTVFAERGAGNLDRKLEILWAEFQSRPIICWIHAALTVHIRRGINAEINAARFFRLWERHGDILLRELDSRWLVSACDTIIDISKDPAQRALALNGSMLVNTVKLYETERILIGQEASPYKISEESRTLFDGISKFGAGRGNMILHLQQRMLDVSSDGSLAASLVRELARRLARHDTVFRRFAAIHTNDKTRWAFLAKRVAVFNDTASSGHFGCVAVMSTLERLVHDSNASIVYRHPVGAGWQDDPAALAAIDDADIVIVNGEGSIHHNNARARQLAAIGPYCARRSKPAYLINTTLHENNAAVMADVAAFDHVWVRETASSRILADLGIAHGICPDLSMLSRFGPKPANRGRILLVDSVIPQVTARLGRLAAKRGQPLATMTSGAKRGAILGALPQAENNNPVGREDMVTVLAEAEDHLAFGQYMAGFNRIVTGRFHAVCFAVAMRIQFHAIPSNTPKIETLIADIGLNPARIAGLTGGLPRPLPFSEDELAAIGRYLADAEKAAQDMAGRIFA; encoded by the coding sequence ATGGATTCCGGCGTTTCAGCCTATTCCCCCCAACTGCGGGAAGAATTGTTTGGCCCCGGCGCGGATCCCGACCAGTGGCCGGTCACCCCGGTCATCCCGAACGAAGGGACGGTGTTTGCCGAACGCGGTGCCGGCAACCTTGACCGAAAGCTTGAGATCCTCTGGGCAGAGTTTCAGTCCAGGCCGATAATCTGCTGGATTCACGCCGCGCTGACGGTGCACATCCGCCGGGGCATCAATGCAGAGATCAACGCGGCTCGCTTCTTCCGGCTGTGGGAGCGGCACGGCGACATCCTGTTGCGGGAGCTTGATTCACGCTGGCTGGTCTCTGCGTGTGACACCATCATCGACATCTCCAAAGATCCAGCGCAGCGGGCGCTGGCGCTGAACGGCTCGATGCTGGTGAATACGGTGAAGCTCTACGAGACGGAGCGGATCCTGATCGGCCAGGAAGCGTCGCCCTACAAAATCAGCGAGGAGAGCCGAACGCTGTTCGATGGGATCAGCAAATTCGGTGCCGGCAGAGGCAACATGATCCTGCATCTGCAACAGCGGATGCTCGATGTTTCGTCCGATGGAAGCCTCGCCGCTTCACTCGTCCGGGAGCTGGCCAGACGCTTGGCCCGGCACGATACGGTGTTCAGGCGGTTTGCGGCGATCCATACCAACGACAAGACACGCTGGGCCTTTCTGGCGAAGCGCGTTGCCGTGTTCAACGACACCGCTTCAAGCGGTCACTTCGGCTGCGTCGCGGTCATGTCCACGCTTGAGAGGCTCGTGCATGATTCCAACGCTTCCATCGTCTACCGGCATCCGGTGGGAGCCGGGTGGCAGGACGATCCCGCAGCGCTGGCGGCGATTGACGATGCCGACATCGTCATCGTCAACGGTGAGGGGTCGATCCACCACAACAATGCCCGCGCGCGGCAACTTGCTGCGATCGGACCATACTGTGCCAGGCGCAGCAAACCGGCCTACCTCATCAACACGACACTGCACGAAAACAATGCGGCAGTGATGGCAGACGTTGCCGCGTTCGACCACGTCTGGGTCAGGGAGACGGCCTCATCGCGGATTCTCGCCGATCTCGGTATCGCGCATGGCATCTGCCCGGACCTCAGCATGCTTTCGCGGTTTGGGCCGAAACCCGCAAACCGGGGGCGCATTCTTCTGGTGGATTCGGTGATCCCGCAGGTGACAGCGCGACTGGGGCGGTTGGCCGCAAAGCGCGGTCAGCCGCTCGCGACAATGACGAGCGGCGCAAAACGGGGCGCGATCCTCGGCGCATTGCCGCAGGCGGAAAACAACAACCCGGTTGGCCGTGAGGATATGGTCACTGTGCTGGCGGAGGCTGAGGACCACCTAGCCTTCGGCCAATACATGGCGGGGTTCAACCGCATCGTCACGGGGCGGTTTCACGCCGTGTGTTTTGCCGTCGCCATGCGCATCCAGTTCCACGCCATCCCGTCAAACACGCCGAAGATCGAAACGCTCATTGCCGATATCGGCCTCAACCCGGCGAGGATCGCTGGTCTCACCGGCGGCCTGCCGCGGCCGTTGCCATTCAGCGAAGATGAACTGGCGGCAATCGGCCGCTATCTCGCCGATGCTGAAAAGGCCGCGCAGGACATGGCCGGCCGTATTTTCGCATGA